ACCTCACCATTGACTCCAGAATGCAGCGCCTGGCAGAAGAAGCCCTTCGGGAAAAGATGAAGAGCCTGCAGCGCCGCTTTGAAAGCCACTGGCGCGGGCGCAACCCTTGGGTAGATGAGAAAGACCAGGAGATTCCTAACTTCATTGAGACATCCATCAAGCGCACCGCTGTCTACCAGTCTTTGAAAAACAAGCACGGCAAGGACACGGCGGCTATCAATAGAGCGTTGAACACCCCGCACAAAATGGAGGTCTTCACCTGGAAGGGCATGAAGGACACTACGCTGAGTTCCATGGACTCTTTGCGGTACTACAAGCGGTTCTTACATGCCGGCCTTATGACCATGGACCCGTACACCGGCCACATAAAGGCGTGGGTAGGGGGCATTGACTATGAGAACTTCAAATATGATCACGTAAAGCAGGCCAGACGCCAGCCGGGTTCCACGTTTAAGCCGTTTGTGTATGCCGCCGCCATTGACCAGGGCTACTCACCTTGTGACAAAATCCAGGATCAGCGGGTGACCATTAAGTACGTGGAGGACGGCAAGAACATGGAGTGGACGCCGCACAACGCAGACTATTCCATCTCTGGCCGCCAGATGACGCTTCGGCACGCCATGGGCCGCTCTGTGAATACCGTAACCGCGCAGTTGACCGAGGCCATTGGCTGGGACACCGTGCGCAAGTTTGCCAGAAAACTGGGCATTACCAGTCCGCTGGAGGCCGTGCCGTCCATTGGCCTGGGATCTTCAGACGTGAGCGTGTTTGAGATGGTGAATGCATACAGCACTTTCATCAACAACGGTTTCCTGAACAAGCCCATCCTGGTTTTGAAAATTGAAGACCGCAACGGCAACCTCATTGAGCAGTTCAACCCACAGCAGAAGCGCGTGATCAGTGAAGAGACCGCTTTTCTGATGGTACACATGCTCAAAGGCACCATGGAAGAACCCGGCGGAACCTCGCAGGCGCTCTGGGAATATGAGCTCTGGAAAAAAGGCAACCAGGTAGCAGGGAAGACCGGTACCACCTCCAACCACTCAGACGGCTGGTACATGGGCGTGACTAAGGATTTGGTGACCGGCGTCTGGGTGGGCGGCGAAGACCGGAGCATTCACTTCCGGACCTCGGCCATGGGCGAAGGTTCCAAGACGGCGCTGCCCATTTTTGGCCGGTTCATGGAGAAAGTGTACCAAGACCCTACGCTGGGCATTAAACTGGGGCCGTTTCCTAAACCCACTGTCAAGATCAAGAAGCCTTACAACTGTGTGACAGTGATGCCGCGCAAACCTAAGGTGGTAGACTCATTGGCGGTAGATTCTCTGCTGCAACAGCTCAACGACAGCATCTCCTCACAGTTCTAAAGAGAAGAGTACATAACACACCGGTGCCCGTTTTTGGCCTGATTTCCGGAAATCAGGCCAAAAACGGGCACCGGTGGTTTTAGCGGGAATTGCCTGCGTCAGGTGGCGGAGGTTTCGTATTTGAGAACCTCGTTGACCATGAATTCTGTGGTGTCAATGCAGTCCCCTAAGAGGCGGTCTCTGAGCTGGCCGTACTTGGTTTTGCCGCCTCCGTCCTGTATGATTTCCAGACCTCTTTCTATGGCTTTCTCCTGGTCCTGGGGGCTTTCCGTGAAGTAAGACACCAAGCCGTATTTCTCACCTTGTTCATCTGTGTAGCCCAGGCGGTTGCTGTTGATGAAGATGGCCGGCGTACCCAGCACCGCCGCCTCAGACGCCATGGTGCCGCTTTCTCCAAACAGGAGGGAGCAGTAATAGAGCGCGTCATGCATCTTGTGGAACGGGATCTTGATTCTCAAGGACTCCAAATCTTCTGGCAAGGCGCCTTCTGAGGAGATGAAGACCCTGGCGTGTTTGGACAGTTCCTTTACTGCCCGGCGCTTGTTCTCCAGGCTCATGCCGTTATGGCCAAAATCATGCGCCGCCGCCCAGGACACAAACCGCACTATCACAAATTTTTCCTCTGGAGCAACGCCCAGAATGTCCAGGATGCCGGGGTCTGGCTTATAGTAATTGGGGTGCAGGTAGGCCAGCTCCATGTAACTTTTGAAGCGGTGCTGCTTCTGACCCAAATCTATGGTGTAACAAGAAGGCGTAAAGATTTTTGTGGCATAGGGTACGGTTAGTTTATGATGCAGCTTGGCGTGCTCAGAGTCGCTGAAGACCAAAGTGGGTTTGTTAATGAATTTGGCCACCTGTGAGGGGTAGGGGTGCAGGAAGTTGAGAAACACGTCTGGCTTGAATTTTTTGGCAATCTGCCAGATTTTAAGGTCGGCGTAGATAAGGTACAGGAACTTGCCAATTTTGCCGTTCTGTCCCTTGCCTCGGTTGATGTAGGGGATGTCATAGAGCTGCAGCAGGTTGTGCTCAATCTCCTTGTTTCTGGACACGAATAAAATTTCATGGTTCTTCTGCGTCATGATCCTGTAGAAGTTTCTGAAGTAGTGCACATGCGCAGGATGGTTGATGTCTATAAGTATTTTCATACAAGAAAGCTTTATGATAGGAAGGCAGTGGGGTACGT
The nucleotide sequence above comes from Nibribacter ruber. Encoded proteins:
- a CDS encoding penicillin-binding protein 1A, giving the protein MSEKKKKKIQPQNKYNKWVRNLWKVFGAGLVLVILYFVAVDVNFLYLFGESPGLDELENPRSNVPSEIYTADGVMVGRYFRENRDPVPFDSIAPIMAKALIATEDERFYKHQGIDPVGLLAAIKDNLSGDTRGASTITQQLAKNLYKTRTKNTKGVLGYIPGVSTLIAKTKEWNTAIKLEQRYTKDEILGMYLNTVDYGSNAFGIKVAANTFFSTTPDSLKPEEAAMLVGVLKAPTTYNPRFNPKNALARRNVVLEQMAKNKVLTKAQADSLSQLPIDLKYHVEEHLDGVPAYYRQAVNEFVRNWSEEKGLDFYSEGLKIYLTIDSRMQRLAEEALREKMKSLQRRFESHWRGRNPWVDEKDQEIPNFIETSIKRTAVYQSLKNKHGKDTAAINRALNTPHKMEVFTWKGMKDTTLSSMDSLRYYKRFLHAGLMTMDPYTGHIKAWVGGIDYENFKYDHVKQARRQPGSTFKPFVYAAAIDQGYSPCDKIQDQRVTIKYVEDGKNMEWTPHNADYSISGRQMTLRHAMGRSVNTVTAQLTEAIGWDTVRKFARKLGITSPLEAVPSIGLGSSDVSVFEMVNAYSTFINNGFLNKPILVLKIEDRNGNLIEQFNPQQKRVISEETAFLMVHMLKGTMEEPGGTSQALWEYELWKKGNQVAGKTGTTSNHSDGWYMGVTKDLVTGVWVGGEDRSIHFRTSAMGEGSKTALPIFGRFMEKVYQDPTLGIKLGPFPKPTVKIKKPYNCVTVMPRKPKVVDSLAVDSLLQQLNDSISSQF
- a CDS encoding DUF354 domain-containing protein — protein: MKILIDINHPAHVHYFRNFYRIMTQKNHEILFVSRNKEIEHNLLQLYDIPYINRGKGQNGKIGKFLYLIYADLKIWQIAKKFKPDVFLNFLHPYPSQVAKFINKPTLVFSDSEHAKLHHKLTVPYATKIFTPSCYTIDLGQKQHRFKSYMELAYLHPNYYKPDPGILDILGVAPEEKFVIVRFVSWAAAHDFGHNGMSLENKRRAVKELSKHARVFISSEGALPEDLESLRIKIPFHKMHDALYYCSLLFGESGTMASEAAVLGTPAIFINSNRLGYTDEQGEKYGLVSYFTESPQDQEKAIERGLEIIQDGGGKTKYGQLRDRLLGDCIDTTEFMVNEVLKYETSAT